A region from the Micrococcus cohnii genome encodes:
- the asd gene encoding aspartate-semialdehyde dehydrogenase, with protein sequence MTHSSDNPSPSSTTRTTAAAVAPASTARAPRVGLIGWRGMVGSVLMQRMAEEGDFARIEPVFFSTSNAGGPAPRFAGMDGAADTLGDAYDLDALAALPIILSCQGGDYTRTVYPRLRAHGWRGLWIDAASTLRGEDSSVIVLDPVNREAIDAGLASGVTELVGGNCTVSLMLMGLGGLFRSGLVEWGTAMTYQAASGGGAAHMRELLAGFGALHGAVADQLQDPASAILEIDRRVLQTQRGDGEAPALPTEQFGAPLAGSLIPWIDADLGDGTSREELKGDRETNKILGLTGEDRIPLESLCVRVGALRSHSQALTLKLRRAVPLDEVEQMIAEANEWVRLVPNTKEESMRRLTPVAATGTLEVPVGRLRTLEMGPEYLTAFTVGDQLLWGAAEPVRRALMIATGNL encoded by the coding sequence ATGACTCACAGCTCTGACAATCCCTCCCCCTCCTCGACCACCCGGACGACCGCGGCCGCCGTCGCCCCGGCCTCGACGGCCCGAGCACCCCGTGTGGGCCTGATCGGCTGGCGCGGCATGGTCGGCTCGGTCCTGATGCAGCGCATGGCGGAGGAAGGCGACTTCGCCCGCATCGAACCGGTGTTCTTCTCCACGTCGAACGCCGGCGGCCCCGCGCCCCGCTTCGCCGGCATGGACGGCGCGGCCGACACCCTGGGCGACGCCTACGACCTCGACGCCCTCGCCGCGCTGCCGATCATCCTCTCGTGTCAGGGCGGCGACTACACCCGGACCGTGTACCCCCGGCTGCGCGCGCACGGCTGGCGTGGGCTCTGGATCGACGCGGCCTCCACGCTGCGCGGCGAGGACTCCTCCGTGATCGTCCTCGACCCCGTGAACCGCGAGGCGATCGACGCCGGCCTGGCCTCGGGCGTCACGGAGCTGGTCGGGGGCAACTGCACCGTGTCGCTGATGCTGATGGGCCTGGGCGGCCTTTTCCGCTCCGGGCTCGTCGAATGGGGCACCGCTATGACCTACCAGGCGGCATCCGGCGGCGGTGCGGCCCACATGCGCGAACTGCTGGCCGGGTTCGGCGCCCTGCACGGCGCGGTCGCCGACCAGCTGCAGGACCCGGCCTCGGCGATCCTGGAGATCGACCGGCGCGTGCTGCAGACGCAGCGGGGCGACGGCGAGGCTCCGGCGCTGCCGACCGAACAGTTCGGCGCGCCGCTGGCGGGCTCGCTCATCCCGTGGATCGACGCGGACCTGGGCGACGGCACCTCACGCGAGGAGCTCAAGGGCGACCGCGAGACGAACAAGATCCTCGGGCTCACCGGCGAGGACCGCATCCCGCTGGAGTCGCTGTGCGTGCGCGTGGGCGCCCTGCGCAGCCACAGTCAGGCGCTGACGCTGAAACTGCGACGGGCCGTCCCGCTCGACGAGGTCGAGCAGATGATCGCCGAGGCCAACGAGTGGGTGCGCCTGGTGCCGAACACCAAGGAGGAGTCGATGCGCCGGCTGACCCCGGTGGCGGCCACCGGCACGCTCGAAGTGCCCGTGGGACGGCTGCGCACGCTGGAGATGGGGCCGGAGTACCTGACGGCCTTCACCGTGGGCGACCAGCTGCTGTGGGGCGCCGCCGAACCCGTGCGCCGCGCGCTGATGATCGCCACCGGCAACCTCTGA
- a CDS encoding UDP-N-acetylmuramate dehydrogenase, protein MSITEQSPVAPVRFADHTTSRVGGPAAQWLRAETEARAVEAIRAADEAGTALFVLGGGSNTLMADDGFDGLVVQMAFTGIEQLPEAEAEGLADDRVRVRVAAGHPWDDAVAWTVERSLAGVEALSGIPGSAGATPVQNVGAYGADVSQVLHAVRALDRRTGQIVELEAERLRFGYRDSIIKRSMLEHGAASPQWIVLSIDLDLHRPAADGDASAPVRYAQLARALDVAEGTRASLQTVREEVLALRAAKGMVSDPQDPDTWSTGSYFTNPIVPASVRARLPEGAPAFAAGHDDDGVELVKLSAAWLIDHAGFGKGFGLPEVEPREGGPDGRGRDGQGLVGGRASLSTKHTLAVTNRGQASTEDILVIARTVRDGVAERFGVQLHPEPMIVGTAL, encoded by the coding sequence ATGAGCATCACGGAGCAGTCTCCCGTGGCCCCGGTCCGCTTCGCCGACCACACCACCAGCCGCGTCGGCGGTCCCGCGGCGCAGTGGCTGCGCGCTGAGACCGAGGCCCGGGCCGTCGAGGCGATCCGCGCCGCCGACGAGGCGGGCACAGCGCTGTTCGTGCTGGGCGGCGGCTCGAACACGCTGATGGCCGACGACGGCTTCGACGGGCTCGTCGTGCAGATGGCCTTCACCGGGATCGAACAGCTGCCCGAAGCGGAGGCCGAGGGACTGGCCGATGATCGCGTGCGCGTGCGCGTCGCAGCCGGGCACCCGTGGGACGACGCCGTGGCGTGGACCGTCGAGCGGTCCCTGGCCGGCGTCGAAGCCCTGTCGGGGATCCCCGGTTCGGCCGGGGCGACGCCCGTGCAGAACGTCGGTGCCTATGGTGCGGACGTCTCGCAGGTCCTGCACGCCGTGCGCGCGCTCGACCGGCGGACCGGTCAGATCGTCGAGCTCGAGGCCGAGCGGCTGCGCTTCGGCTACCGCGACTCGATCATCAAGCGCTCCATGCTGGAACACGGCGCGGCCAGCCCGCAGTGGATCGTGCTGTCGATCGACCTGGACCTGCACCGCCCTGCCGCGGACGGCGACGCGAGTGCGCCGGTGCGCTACGCGCAGCTGGCCCGGGCGCTCGACGTTGCCGAGGGCACACGCGCGTCGCTGCAGACCGTGCGGGAGGAAGTGCTCGCCCTGCGTGCCGCCAAGGGCATGGTCTCGGACCCGCAGGACCCGGACACCTGGTCGACGGGCAGCTACTTCACCAATCCGATCGTGCCGGCCTCGGTGCGGGCGCGCCTGCCCGAGGGCGCTCCCGCCTTCGCGGCGGGACACGACGACGACGGCGTCGAGCTGGTGAAGCTCTCGGCCGCCTGGCTGATCGACCACGCCGGGTTCGGCAAGGGCTTCGGCCTGCCGGAGGTCGAACCGCGCGAGGGCGGGCCGGACGGCCGCGGTCGTGACGGGCAGGGGCTGGTCGGCGGACGCGCGTCGCTGTCCACGAAGCACACGCTGGCGGTGACCAATCGCGGCCAGGCCAGCACGGAGGACATCCTCGTGATCGCCCGGACGGTGCGTGACGGCGTGGCCGAGCGCTTCGGGGTCCAGCTGCACCCCGAACCGATGATCGTCGGCACCGCCCTCTGA
- a CDS encoding MaoC/PaaZ C-terminal domain-containing protein: MSEQNTAPAAPTLDSLAKGDVIGARRIRLTRADLVHYAGASGDRNPIHWSPSFAESVGLPGVIAHGMLTMGVAVQLVTDWAGDPGAIVDYQTRFTAMVPVADTTGQTGPDGAPTPGAELEVTGTVGAIDPEAGTVRVDLKVTVPTADDSRALTKAQALVRLSSADSQTARSAEQQGRA, encoded by the coding sequence ATGAGCGAGCAGAACACGGCGCCGGCCGCCCCGACACTGGACTCGCTGGCCAAGGGCGACGTCATCGGCGCTCGTCGCATCCGGCTGACCCGAGCGGACCTGGTGCACTATGCCGGCGCCTCGGGCGACCGAAACCCGATCCACTGGTCGCCCTCCTTCGCCGAGTCGGTCGGGCTGCCCGGAGTGATCGCCCACGGCATGCTGACGATGGGTGTCGCCGTGCAGCTGGTCACCGACTGGGCCGGGGACCCGGGCGCGATCGTGGACTATCAGACCCGCTTCACCGCCATGGTCCCGGTCGCCGACACCACCGGGCAGACCGGGCCGGACGGCGCCCCGACGCCGGGCGCCGAACTCGAGGTCACCGGCACCGTCGGCGCGATCGACCCCGAGGCGGGCACGGTGCGTGTGGACCTGAAGGTCACCGTGCCCACCGCCGACGACTCGCGAGCCTTGACGAAGGCGCAGGCCCTGGTCCGGCTGAGCTCGGCCGACTCGCAGACCGCGCGGAGCGCCGAACAGCAGGGGCGCGCATGA
- a CDS encoding MaoC family dehydratase N-terminal domain-containing protein codes for MSVNPDAAGREYPPAPPYQVGREAIVDFAAAVKATHPAHRDPQAARALGYADVVAPPTFAVVIAQRAEAAVVADPEVGIDFTRVVHAEERFTHARPIVAGDSITATVSVASVKSLGGNAMVTTVTEMTDADGEPVATVTSTLLVRAEDEQEDA; via the coding sequence ATGAGTGTGAACCCCGACGCCGCGGGGCGTGAGTACCCCCCGGCTCCGCCCTATCAGGTCGGCCGTGAGGCCATCGTCGACTTCGCCGCCGCCGTCAAGGCGACCCACCCCGCGCACCGCGACCCGCAGGCCGCGCGCGCCCTCGGCTACGCCGATGTCGTGGCCCCGCCGACGTTCGCGGTGGTCATCGCCCAGCGGGCCGAGGCCGCAGTCGTCGCCGACCCCGAGGTGGGCATCGACTTCACGCGCGTGGTCCACGCGGAGGAGCGCTTCACGCATGCTCGCCCGATCGTCGCCGGGGACTCCATCACCGCGACGGTGTCGGTCGCGTCGGTGAAGTCGCTCGGCGGCAATGCGATGGTCACCACCGTCACCGAGATGACCGACGCCGACGGCGAGCCCGTGGCGACCGTGACCTCGACCCTGCTCGTGCGGGCCGAGGACGAACAGGAGGACGCATGA
- a CDS encoding YkvI family membrane protein yields the protein MPASPASAAPSAAPADVGRTPRHSALGTALIIAGAQCSFFIGAAFATGQESMQYFTSHGWAGIVTVLAMTALFAWTMTSLTEWGRARHGQRAEPFTGICGPLIGWVLRLLSPLFLFLISVMMVAGAGATMSDAFGWPDWGGKVLLAAMLLLTLSMGFVGLVEVIGRLGPILVLLVAVVSAWILIRNWGELGNAAENLEKYQPAAAIDNPWVSMLMYSIAMLVIAVPFLAALGSNGEAPSRSTIPGGLIGALIFGVAMGVTALALLAALPLIHDSGAPMLVLGSDLNPTLGVAFALVAFLGIYSTAAPMLWTIADQMPGRESRLVHRLTGVALAVLALICGLVLDFSTLVGAIYPKVGYVGLLFFGILLVRQIISRSYSLAPRH from the coding sequence ATGCCTGCTTCCCCCGCCTCGGCGGCACCCTCTGCCGCCCCGGCCGACGTCGGCCGCACCCCGCGACACTCCGCCCTCGGCACCGCGCTGATCATCGCCGGCGCCCAGTGCTCGTTCTTCATCGGCGCCGCCTTCGCCACCGGCCAGGAATCGATGCAGTACTTCACCTCCCACGGCTGGGCCGGCATCGTCACGGTGCTGGCGATGACCGCGCTCTTCGCCTGGACCATGACGTCCCTGACCGAGTGGGGACGCGCCCGTCACGGTCAGCGGGCCGAACCGTTCACGGGCATCTGCGGGCCGCTCATCGGCTGGGTGCTGCGCCTGCTCTCCCCGCTGTTCCTGTTCCTGATCTCGGTGATGATGGTCGCCGGGGCCGGCGCCACCATGTCCGACGCCTTCGGCTGGCCCGACTGGGGCGGCAAGGTGCTGCTGGCCGCCATGCTCCTGCTGACCCTCTCGATGGGCTTCGTCGGCCTGGTCGAGGTGATCGGCCGCCTCGGCCCGATCCTCGTGCTGCTCGTCGCCGTCGTCTCGGCCTGGATCCTGATCCGCAACTGGGGCGAGCTCGGCAACGCGGCCGAGAACCTGGAGAAGTACCAGCCGGCCGCGGCCATCGACAATCCATGGGTCTCGATGCTCATGTACTCGATCGCCATGCTCGTCATCGCGGTGCCCTTCCTGGCGGCGCTCGGCAGCAACGGGGAGGCCCCCTCGCGCTCCACGATCCCCGGCGGCCTGATCGGAGCACTCATCTTCGGTGTCGCGATGGGCGTGACCGCGCTCGCGCTGCTGGCGGCCCTGCCGCTGATCCATGACTCCGGGGCCCCGATGCTCGTGCTCGGCTCGGATCTGAACCCGACCCTGGGCGTGGCGTTCGCCCTCGTGGCCTTCCTCGGCATCTACTCGACGGCGGCCCCGATGCTCTGGACGATCGCCGACCAGATGCCCGGACGCGAGAGCCGCCTCGTGCACCGTCTCACGGGCGTCGCTCTGGCCGTGCTGGCCCTGATCTGCGGGCTGGTCCTGGACTTCAGCACCCTCGTGGGAGCGATCTACCCGAAGGTCGGCTACGTCGGGCTGCTGTTCTTCGGCATCCTGCTGGTCCGGCAGATCATCAGCCGGTCGTACTCGCTGGCTCCGCGCCACTGA